The genome window CTCCCCAGATAGGCAGCTTGCCAGTACAAGCACAACGTAGGTCCCACATCCTGAGCCAACTgcctccgtctccgtcgCTGGCTCGAATTGACgcaacctccaccctccaacctccaccctccagCAGAACCTGGAGCCCACCCTGTCCCTGCATCTTTGCGTTAAGCGTCATTGAGAGCCTCAACTTGACACTATAACTTGGTCTCCATCTCCAACTCTCACCTGCAACGGCGCTCTCCAACAAAGCTCGGCTCGCCTTGCCTTGTCTCCTGCCTCTCTTATTCATCAGCCTCCACCACAATGCCACGAAACTACCTTCTCTCACGCACGCTCGAcccgctcctcggcgtcttCACCGGCTTCCTGGCGTACTACTTGCACGAGACGAACCCGCGCACAGCGCCACCACCAGGACATacgctcaaggacctcgtGGGCTGGCAGGTCGCCGAGAACAAGCAGCGGGCTGAGGAGGCTTCGGCCGCTAATGCTGCAGCAGACAGCgcagagctcgaggccgtgcGCCGCGAGTTGGACGACGCAGAGTCAATTGACAGGGTGATCCAGGCGGTCAAGAGCGCGCCGGaggctgctgcggctgtCGCGCGCACAACACTGAAAGAGGAGAGCAAAATGGCTG of Cutaneotrichosporon cavernicola HIS019 DNA, chromosome: 4 contains these proteins:
- a CDS encoding uncharacterized protein (Non-classical export protein 1); the encoded protein is MPRNYLLSRTLDPLLGVFTGFLAYYLHETNPRTAPPPGHTLKDLVGWQVAENKQRAEEASAANAAADSAELEAVRRELDDAEPCSTRRFYVYYYSNHAWLLGHVLVL